A part of Solibacillus sp. FSL H8-0538 genomic DNA contains:
- a CDS encoding methyl-accepting chemotaxis protein, which produces MKYRLKFKNSLFFKFMLSFILPIAIISVLFSLVLYITSTKIIDNYVITQFESSLKIISGEIKEGTDKDLVLGADEDDMSKYDQLLKLVNEMQRKYGVENVYLLSRAGGTEHIVALSKTDNHDAGYVFNSLMHSAIDNQKVEISEVYEDEYGIHKSIFVPFEGTEIILGLDMDASFVKDIQNIILWISTAISILAIISGIIISYVISRRTIKPINNALAYVTEVSQGKLNVPTFNLNNEDEISMLAKGLFTMVDDLRHLIVQVNVNSKHVAATSEELSASVEQTSATIEEITSSVQEIAQNADGQTNAMNSVSITVSGISQQLIDVTEFAKDVTENAYTTTTSAQEGNNLIQNAVSQMSVTTSMISDTSGIVNRLSDYTKEIGEIVNLITAITEQTNLLALNASIEAARAGEHGKGFAVVAEEVRKLADQSQHAASDITTRIDVIRKESSLAVDAMSNSYKNLEESTKTFELAGTSFGDIYQSVNELASKMIEVQKSIQTVNDDLSNISTTIRDVNDSVATGTSNIQTVAAATEEQSASIEEIASSATNLATMGEQLRQSMTRFEL; this is translated from the coding sequence TTGAAGTATAGATTGAAATTTAAAAATTCATTGTTTTTCAAATTTATGTTAAGTTTTATCCTACCCATTGCTATCATTTCAGTTTTATTCAGTTTGGTATTGTATATAACTTCAACAAAAATCATTGATAATTATGTTATTACACAATTTGAATCTTCATTAAAAATAATATCTGGTGAAATAAAGGAAGGTACAGACAAGGATTTAGTGCTTGGTGCTGACGAGGACGATATGTCAAAGTATGACCAATTATTAAAATTGGTCAATGAAATGCAACGTAAGTATGGGGTCGAAAATGTTTATTTACTATCAAGAGCTGGTGGTACAGAACATATTGTAGCATTAAGTAAAACGGATAATCATGATGCGGGATATGTATTTAATTCGTTAATGCATAGTGCAATCGATAATCAAAAGGTCGAGATTAGTGAAGTATATGAAGATGAATATGGTATACATAAGTCTATTTTCGTTCCATTTGAGGGAACTGAGATCATCTTAGGATTAGATATGGATGCATCATTTGTTAAAGATATTCAAAATATCATCTTATGGATTTCTACAGCTATATCCATCTTAGCAATTATCTCGGGAATTATTATTTCATATGTCATTAGTCGCCGCACGATTAAACCAATTAATAATGCCTTGGCGTATGTAACTGAAGTTTCACAAGGGAAACTTAATGTACCAACGTTTAACCTGAATAATGAAGATGAAATATCTATGTTAGCGAAGGGGTTATTTACGATGGTTGATGATTTACGTCATCTAATTGTACAAGTGAATGTAAATTCAAAGCACGTAGCAGCTACCTCAGAGGAGTTATCTGCTAGTGTAGAACAAACGAGTGCAACAATCGAAGAAATTACATCATCAGTTCAGGAAATTGCACAAAATGCAGATGGTCAAACGAATGCGATGAATAGTGTTTCAATTACGGTATCCGGCATTTCTCAACAGTTAATAGACGTGACGGAATTTGCAAAAGACGTTACTGAAAATGCCTATACAACAACAACATCTGCTCAAGAAGGGAATAATTTAATTCAAAACGCTGTTAGTCAAATGTCGGTAACAACTAGCATGATTTCAGACACTTCAGGTATTGTTAATCGCTTAAGTGACTATACAAAGGAAATTGGTGAAATTGTAAATTTAATTACAGCTATTACAGAACAAACAAATTTATTAGCATTAAATGCATCAATTGAGGCGGCGCGTGCTGGCGAACATGGTAAAGGGTTTGCAGTCGTAGCAGAAGAGGTACGTAAACTTGCCGATCAATCACAGCATGCAGCTAGTGATATTACGACACGGATTGATGTTATTAGAAAGGAATCATCTCTTGCAGTCGATGCAATGTCAAACAGCTATAAAAACTTAGAGGAAAGTACAAAAACATTTGAACTTGCAGGTACTTCCTTCGGTGATATTTATCAATCGGTTAATGAACTTGCATCGAAAATGATCGAAGTTCAAAAATCGATTCAAACAGTTAATGATGATTTATCTAATATTTCAACAACTATTCGTGATGTCAATGACTCGGTTGCAACAGGTACATCAAACATTCAAACCGTAGCGGCCGCAACAGAAGAACAGTCAGCGAGTATCGAAGAAATTGCTTCATCAGCAACTAATTTAGCTACCATGGGTGAACAATTACGACAGTCAATGACACGATTTGAACTATAG
- a CDS encoding pyridoxal phosphate-dependent decarboxylase family protein — protein sequence MKKVQQLFQSEDGNTSQREVILNHIEKILTTMDELKDPNKTILGEKRSRSPLFYQELMEQHTVPEIGSSLDTVVEDLVELMEGHPYHTHNFVTNVLPMASVPGVLGSLTNSLLNGNNLWDVYGPAAAECEVKIISMMSKIVGYDFTKSFGYTTWGGQGAVFSGLRLAIAKQFPHAKEEGVPNNLYCFASENAHYSLLKSIEAVGIGSNHLIRVKAGKDHAMDMEDLQYRLEEVIAKGGIPVYIVATTGTTDSFGIDDMATIKYITMSIEQRYNLKPIHIHADSALGGFYAFFNDYDYASNPLQFEQDVLEGLQQITKRMKNLYLADSLCFDFQKLGQTPYLTSLFLVKDGSSLGLLDLDDFDTPYVGNRGYGTYHTGYTLECSRMGSSIAIFAALTAFGKTGYQTILANYVRVNLAFRKQLTQSNLSFQIVNPENIGPVTAFRFYPAGNAWNKEQNGVMTKAQITSINEMNEKLFEILGENRDQIFFGDTTRVCTVRASDTSELVPIAAAKLFAISPYTEVHHIPAIIESLKLSLSNLEGIHVEV from the coding sequence ATGAAAAAAGTACAACAATTATTTCAAAGCGAGGACGGGAACACTTCTCAGAGGGAAGTAATCTTAAATCATATCGAAAAGATATTGACTACAATGGATGAACTAAAAGATCCGAATAAAACAATACTTGGTGAAAAAAGATCGAGATCTCCTCTTTTTTATCAAGAGCTAATGGAACAGCATACTGTTCCAGAAATAGGCTCTTCACTGGACACGGTTGTGGAGGATTTAGTGGAATTAATGGAAGGTCATCCATACCATACACATAATTTTGTGACAAATGTATTACCAATGGCCAGTGTTCCTGGTGTACTAGGTTCGCTTACGAATTCTTTGTTAAATGGTAATAACCTATGGGATGTTTATGGTCCAGCGGCGGCAGAGTGTGAAGTGAAAATCATTTCAATGATGTCTAAAATCGTAGGTTATGACTTTACGAAAAGCTTTGGCTACACAACATGGGGAGGGCAAGGTGCTGTATTTAGTGGTTTACGACTAGCTATTGCTAAACAATTCCCTCATGCGAAAGAAGAGGGTGTACCGAATAATTTATACTGTTTTGCCTCTGAAAATGCGCATTATAGTTTATTGAAATCGATTGAAGCGGTAGGAATTGGTAGCAATCACTTAATAAGAGTAAAGGCCGGTAAAGATCATGCCATGGATATGGAAGACCTACAATATCGCCTTGAAGAAGTAATTGCTAAAGGCGGTATTCCTGTGTACATCGTAGCTACTACTGGTACCACAGACAGCTTTGGAATTGATGATATGGCTACTATTAAATACATTACAATGTCAATTGAGCAACGTTACAATCTAAAACCAATCCATATTCATGCGGATTCGGCTTTAGGTGGATTTTATGCGTTTTTCAATGATTATGATTACGCGAGTAACCCATTACAGTTTGAGCAGGATGTACTGGAAGGGTTGCAACAAATTACGAAGCGCATGAAAAATTTATACTTAGCTGATTCTCTATGCTTTGATTTTCAAAAGCTAGGTCAAACACCGTACTTAACAAGTTTATTTTTAGTGAAGGATGGGAGTAGTTTAGGCTTACTTGATTTAGATGATTTTGATACACCATATGTAGGAAATCGAGGCTACGGTACATATCATACAGGATATACACTGGAATGCTCGCGTATGGGCAGTTCTATCGCCATTTTTGCAGCACTAACTGCATTCGGGAAAACAGGTTATCAAACAATTTTGGCAAACTATGTAAGAGTTAATTTAGCTTTTCGTAAGCAGCTGACTCAGTCGAACTTAAGCTTCCAAATCGTAAATCCAGAAAATATTGGACCTGTCACGGCATTTCGTTTTTATCCTGCAGGCAATGCATGGAACAAAGAACAGAATGGCGTCATGACGAAAGCGCAAATTACTTCTATTAATGAGATGAATGAAAAGCTTTTTGAAATTTTGGGAGAAAATAGGGATCAAATCTTCTTTGGTGACACGACGCGAGTTTGTACAGTACGAGCAAGTGATACGAGTGAACTAGTACCCATTGCTGCTGCAAAATTATTTGCAATATCACCTTATACAGAAGTGCATCATATTCCAGCCATTATCGAATCATTAAAGCTTTCATTATCAAACTTGGAGGGTATTCACGTTGAAGTATAG